In Eubalaena glacialis isolate mEubGla1 chromosome 2, mEubGla1.1.hap2.+ XY, whole genome shotgun sequence, a single genomic region encodes these proteins:
- the NDUFB1 gene encoding NADH dehydrogenase [ubiquinone] 1 beta subcomplex subunit 1, whose amino-acid sequence MNLLQIVRDHWVHILVPVGFVVGCYLDRKNDEKLIAFRNKSLLYKRELRPSEEVTWK is encoded by the exons ATGAACTTACTTCAGATTGTGCGTGACCACTGGGTACATATACTTGTCCCTGTGGGATTTGTCGTTGGATGTTACCTAGACAGAAAGAATGATGAAAAGCTAATTGCCTTCCGGAACAAGAGTCTGTTATATAAAAG GGAATTAAGACCCAGTGAAGAAGTCACCTGGAAGTAA